A stretch of DNA from Telopea speciosissima isolate NSW1024214 ecotype Mountain lineage chromosome 5, Tspe_v1, whole genome shotgun sequence:
CAATCAAAACAAGTAGGAACAATTACTTAAAACAGTATCAGAGTCAGTTAAAAATCCCAGCTGATATCATGAATAACAAAAGGCGGGACACTATCCCAAGTAGTCGACACTCTGGATGTTGCCGCGTGCTTTGTCAATTTATTTGTCGCACAGGTTAATTCACAGTAACAATGGGAGATAGACCGTAAAATACCATCCTAATAACCTTTGAAAAACCACCACTTCTGCTGAAAGCACCCTGAgattttttggcttttgataCAACTCACCATTATTTGGGAATCGTTTTCAGTCCATAATTTGTCTATCCACATAACATAGGCATAATGAAGATCAATCAAGAATGCTGCAAACTTCGCCATAAAGTTAGAACATACTTCCTCATAATATACTAAGCTTAGCATCAGGGTACCACCATAATCCCTAAATACCCCCACTAGCTCCAGAACAACCCGGGTTACCAGTGACTACATTTTGAAAATCCAACAACGGACTACTCCAAAAAACCTCCACAATTCTCCTACATGGCAGTTTGGAAAAGCTCTCCATTAACTTCTGGGACAAAAGTAACTCTACCACTGACAAAATATATAGCTAGTTACCAGAGATGAATAATCTTGAAGAGCACTCAGGCCTGACcagaccctaactcagggcttGGAAAAGTCAACCCTGACTCACCCtttgggtcgggtcgggctgaccttgattggccctgatcatggagtgggggaagggagagatgcatgaaCTGGACTGAGTTGGATTGGGttggagagaaaattatcaattttacataaaataacagatataataaaattttatatcACGTAccatcttcatatataatatattatataacaaaatacgTGTGagctttaaaatttataatatatatatatatatatatatatatatatatatatatatatatttataacataacttaaaacagggtcgggctgggcggGGCTGGGCTGGGCTCAGCCCGAGTCttcaaccctagcccaacccgaccctaactcaaggccagaaatttctagccctgatcCGCCCTCAGAGCTAGGTATCTCAGTCCAAGCCCTATTCAGACTCAGGgtgggccagggcgggttcagatcgacagggccaaacttgcacccctactctCCCGCCGctcatgggtggagggaaattcgGTCCATTTTGTTGGTTTATTGTGTTACATGACTAGCTCCAATTCAAATCTAATGTGTAAACAAGAAGCCTTGGATCTACTtgtctaatttttattttatttttgatgaaagtgtaatcacacaaaccacaccaatcccaaaaggttaatcgacttttaggaccgtgaaATGTCGAATATATACAACACataccacactcacacacccctttgttttttgttttatgaaagtgtaatcatagaaaccacacaccaatccatCGTTTTAGGCTcgttggatttttttggtaaaggtttTAGGCCCGTTGGATGCTGTCCACTAAAGCATTCCCATAAATTAACAAAAGGGAACAACGTCTCAGTAGTCAGCTCAGGCTTTTCTTGGGTGGGCACTATAGTACTATAGGGTGTGTCACGTTGTAGGCTCGTTGGTTTCACCAGATATTGCCTCTTCATTGGTGATGTCATATCAGTGTCCCCGTAGCATCATCTCTCCTCCATAAATACCCTTCTGAGGGCGTGTGGCTTCCACAAGCCTTCTTCTTATCTCCTTCATCCATTTTCGTCCCTAATATCCCTCTttgctttctcttctctctttgctTCCTCTCAGTTACTTCATGGCAACCCTAGAAGTAGAAGCCAGCaaccaaccaatccccaaggaaaCCACACTTGATATACCTGAAAATGATTCTGAGCTTCAGATCACTGAccaagaaatcaaaataaactACTCCCAAAGGGCACAGTGGCTGAGAGCTGCAGTTCTTGGAGCCAGTGATGGATTGGTCTCTACAGCATCGTTAATGATGGGAGTAGGAGCTATAAAGCAAGATGTAAAATCCATGATTATTACTGGTTTTGCAGGAATGGTTGCCGGAGCGTGTAGCATGGCGATCGGAGAGTTTGTGTCGGTGTACTCGCAGTATGACATAGAGGTTTCTCAAATGAAGAGACAACATAAAGCTTCAGATGATGGAAAAGAAAGTCTGGATGagggggagaaagaagatcTCCCAAGCCCACTCAAGGCGGCTGGAGCATCTGCTCTTGCCTTTGTTGTTGGAGCCTTGGTCCCATTGTTATCAGCTTCTTTTATAAAGGGTTATAAGGTGAGATTGGGGGTGGTAGTTGCAATATCTAGCTTGGCTTTGATTGTGTTTGGGGTTTTAGGTGGTGTCTTAGGAAGGGCACCTGTGAAGAAGTCTTGTTTGAGGGTGTTGATTGGGGGTTGGCTTGCTATGGCTATAACTTTTGGGTTGACCAAGTTGATTGGGCTAGCTGGAATATAAGATTAGGTTATCCCTAGCTAGCTAggtcctcttttttttatttttttatgatatgGAATATTTTAGGTTATTTCTCATTGTTTTCGTGAGGGGATTCTCTAGCTAAGTAAGCGTCAATTACTAAAGTTTCTGTCACTACTATAGCTACACCAGATTGTATGGCCGAAGATCTTCGATGGGATATGCAGGAGAGACCTCGGTATAGATTTGACTGATCCGTCTGGCGGGTTTGTGATTATGTCTGATTTGGATCTCTTTGTTTGCTGATTGCCATGTCGAAGGTGGATAAGTGATTCAAATTTATGTTTGTATTGTTTTTGTAGTCTGAGTATGCCAAGATGTTAATTTTGTAATatattcggttttttttttataaaatattttgcagactttaagaaaaaaaaaattatgcaatatattcggttttttttttataaaatattttgctgactttaagaaaaaaaaaattatgcaatCTAGACATGTATGGAGAGACAGATCTCTTTTGCAGAAGAATCTTTCTTTCatccatctatttttttttttttttaatgaagatTATAAAGAGATGTAAAATATTGGCTTTCTTACTTAAAGTATCTATTTGTAGCTTTAAGCCAATTTAGTTAGTTAGACTTCTTTctcactttctttctttatttgtgGGTGAGCATCTCCTGATTTTGTTCTTTACTTCAATCTCTCCACGAGTAACTTCAATAACTTGACCCACCCTCTAGAATCctcctttttaccttttttaggGCATAAAGCCAAAAACCCTTCAAATCAAACAAGTCTCAGCCAAGCCACCCAAACTTACCACATAATTAAGCTGTTATGGTAAAGCagatttttttcccccaaagATCACTCACCTTGAAGGAGCAGGCAAATATGAAATTACATAGAAGATTGAACCAGTAACGCTTAGGCAATCTATGGCCATAACTCTACTGGCTTCCCTGCatgaaattgaaaaagaaaaaaatgaaagggtAAAGACTTCCTAATTCCTATACAGTCCCTATTGAAACCATGGGAGATGAAAGCTTTGAAACTTGGGAGCAGAAACTATATAGCTGCTCTTCTTTCCATGGCTTGGGTTAATCTTCTTGTGCCCATTTCTGAATTTCTCTTCTTAACAAAAAGAACTaaggggtttgggattttgaagaggggggagggggggtggttCTAGGTGTTTTGGAGCTATGGATATGAAAATGATCGAGGCCATAGGGAGGTcctaaaaatttgaaattttttatttttttgatttggaAATTGTTCTCTATTCGGCTGTGAGCGTGGCCTATATCAACgttccttgtgtctatctctttccttcacAAGATGAGGGTAGAAATGTAttttcagaagaagaaaagagaaatagacacatgatAGTGTTGACATAAGCCACGTTCCCAGATAGAGTTCTTTTCCCTTATGATTTATACGGTttaaaaaagtaataaaaaaatcataagtCGGCTAATGGGATGAAAATAGATTCACCACTTAAAGATAACAGGTGGAGTTGGTGTGGAAGAGACTTCTCTGCTTCCAAGGCGGGCTGTACTTCCGTGCGCCCAACTTTGCCCCACATACAAGGCGGCGGAAAGTACCGCCTTGGCCCTGCCCAAGCGccctgcccgagcgggggtaaggtggtactttCCGCCCGCCTTGTATGCTGGGCAAAGTTGGGCGCACGGAAGTACTGCCCGCCTTGGAAGTAGAGGAATTGGATCCGAGTTGGTGTAGATCTATgttgacttctttttttttattttttatttttggtgctAGATATATGTCGGCATCAACAAACCTTGCTTGAAGTGATCTCTacactaaaaaaatatttatgtaAACTAAACTTATCAAGAACAATTCTCTTCCATTTTGTGAACCAAGTATAGGTGATGAATTGTTGAACAAACGGTGCAAATGGTAGTGACTGTATGTTGGtcgtcattgttgtcaacacagtgcacCTTGGTGTAGTTCAATTAGCAGAGGGACAGTTACAGTGGTCAAAATAGTTCAAGCAACATTCTAGATGAGTGGGCAAACTTTTGGCAGTGCAGGCAGTGACTAAATAGTTCAGGCAACATTTTTAATAAATTGGCAAACTTTTAGTAGTGCAGACAGTGAGTGGGCAATGTTCCCAGCATCCCCATAGCTCTTACAATGTTCATAGTGGCAGTAACAACGTTACAGGGGTTTAGCAGTGTATATAGATTCTTCCATGAGCGAGGTCATTTGTTGGGTTCACGAAGAATCTCTACGCCGCTGCTTCACCAAATCTCATCTTGATCCAATATGATGCCTGCTCATGAAGACACTTTGAAGATTCTTTATCTGAGTCAGTGGCTGCTCCATGTGTCATGTGACGGAACGAGTGCTATCGAACGGTTCATAATCTCGCCGATCATAGACCTTGTACTCCTGCTTTGGTATTATGTGGTTGTATGAAATGCCACGTgaagattccatttccttggatGAGATCATCCCAGCAAATGACTGATGCATTTAAAGCGATCGAACGGTCTAGACTACTTCTCTCTTAAACCTAAAAAATCGGACGGCCAAAATCAAGTCTTATCTAATGGACCAATGATTGGGAAAAACGTAGCTTGCCATTGCTAGTCGTTACATTCCTTTTTGTAATGAGATCCGAATCCGACGACGTTGATTAAGTGCGATTGTCGCTGACCATCTGTCAGGGTCTGATAGAATTAGATGCTCTGTATTTGATGCGTGTCTGGAGATCCAAATCTAACGGTCCCTGCCATGCGCTTCACTTGAACAGGTGCCGATCCGGTATTGCACACGCACATTTACACCACCCCGGAgtttctatttccctctctttggttagtcaaaattcaaaatggcatatctccctcatccggtGGCCATTTTGATGCTTCGAAATTGCAAAATTCTTAGCTTGATGAGCTCTACGCACTAGAAGCAAGAGAGCATTGAGGTTGTAGCCTCAGAAGTACCAAAATCTTAAGAACTCCTATTCCCTCTTGATTGTATGTTTCAATCCATTCCTACCCTATTGTCTGCATTGATTGGGGTTCATTGAAGACATTACCAAGGTAGGTGAAGCCTCATTGTTGCCTTTGGGTGATTCATTgctcaaaagagaagaaaaagtgaggggaagaagaataaagaaagaagaaggaagagaaggaaaggaaaaagaaaaaggagagggaatggaaaaggaagaaggaagaaggaggaaaagaaaagaaaagggcagAAAGATtggcaaagaaaagaaaagaacaagaaaggggaagaagaaagaggaagaagaagtggagatAACATTGCCAGAGCATCTCCAACAAAGCTCCATAGCCATTCAGGAGCTACCTAGGATACCAGATTCAGAGATAGTACATGTTGTGAGTATTTCTTTACTTGTTGgcttatttcatttgattttgtgTATTCACTTTGTATGCCAGATAGGTTTAATTGCTGTCAATAACCTATGCTAGAAGGATTTC
This window harbors:
- the LOC122662240 gene encoding vacuolar iron transporter homolog 4-like; translated protein: MATLEVEASNQPIPKETTLDIPENDSELQITDQEIKINYSQRAQWLRAAVLGASDGLVSTASLMMGVGAIKQDVKSMIITGFAGMVAGACSMAIGEFVSVYSQYDIEVSQMKRQHKASDDGKESLDEGEKEDLPSPLKAAGASALAFVVGALVPLLSASFIKGYKVRLGVVVAISSLALIVFGVLGGVLGRAPVKKSCLRVLIGGWLAMAITFGLTKLIGLAGI